In Haliotis asinina isolate JCU_RB_2024 chromosome 16, JCU_Hal_asi_v2, whole genome shotgun sequence, the following are encoded in one genomic region:
- the LOC137267760 gene encoding protein rtoA-like — MMRVILVVLFVSTMLTMAVDLEEAETTQDKYTDEDQATGSGDAQTPSEEETAMDKMLKLQELILGEIKEIRKDAFKSEAVEGGSKIEEMEMLKSITQQLKSISISLRESGQGRQAQKPKSGSTQTPSEGPNQLPNRDQAPISHHGQAIMSPKGHTHMSSEGHTRRSPNGHMQKSPNGQPQKLHNGHAHMTENGHAQMSHNSHTPKSRNDHAQMSNNGQAQMWRNDQAHMSHSGHSKMSNNGYTHMPQDGRAHMSHDQTQPNGHAQWHNGYNEMGKPNAHAQWRSSNEVQTSHSGYVDGRPTGQESYSDYAQMSSYRQSQMSPNDRTQWSSNGNDQSPPSLHAQTSEDGYAQTAPAGPPEMLHSNTARSSNKGHDHSSSDSQSHSPAKRHNKSSDIRSSRRHTKNRSSSRRSGHRSSSPRKFGSGLSHMMDGVQEDDERQRVSRRTHQSFVSFVSIAMFRSAKYTLLQP; from the exons ATGATGCGGGTGATACTTGTCGTGTTGTTTGTGTCGACGATGTTGACGATGGCGGTGGATTTGGAAGAAG CTGAAACCACACAGGACAAATATACTGACGAGGACCAGGCTACAGGTTCAGGCGACGCCCAGACACCATCTGAAG AGGAGACAGCGATGGACAAAATGCTGAAACTCCAGGAACTTATTTTGGGGGAGATCAAGGAAATCCGGAAAGACG CATTCAAGTCTGAAGCAGTAGAAGGCGGCAGCAAGATTGAAGAAATGGAGATGCTGAAATCAATCACTCAAC AGTTGAAAAGCATCTCGATATCGCTCCGGGAGAGTGGGCAAGGGCGGCAAGCGCAGAAACCGAAGAGTGGTTCAACCCAGACCCCGTCAGAAGGTCCCAACCAACTTCCCAATAGAGATCAAGCCCCGATATCGCACCATGGTCAAGCCATTATGTCACCTAAAGGTCACACCCATATGTCGTCAGAGGGTCACACCCGCAGGTCGCCCAATGGACACATGCAGAAGTCGCCTAATGGTCAACCCCAGAAGTTGCACAATGGTCATGCCCATATGACGGAAAATGGTCACGCCCAAATGTCGCACAATAGCCACACCCCTAAGTCGCGCAATGACCACGCCCAGATGTCAAACAATGGTCAAGCCCAAATGTGGCGCAATGATCAAGCTCATATGTCGCACAGTGGTCACTCCAAGATGTCAAACAATGGTTACACTCACATGCCGCAAGATGGTCGCGCCCACATGTCACATGACCAAACCCAACCGAATGGTCACGCCCAGTGGCACAATGGTTACAACGAGATGGGAAAGCCCAATGCTCACGCCCAGTGGCGGTCAAGTAATGAGGTTCAGACATCACACAGTGGCTATGTGGATGGGCGGCCAACTGGTCAAGAGTCTTACAGTGATTATGCCCAGATGTCGTCCTATAGGCAAAGCCAGATGTCGCCAAACGATCGCACCCAGTGGTCGTCAAATGGTAACGACCAGTCGCCGCCCAGTCTACATGCCCAGACGTCGGAGGATGGTTACGCCCAAACGGCTCCCGCTGGTCCCCCTGAAATGCTTCATAGTAATACTGCCCGTTCGTCGAACAAGGGTCACGACCATTCCTCGTCCGATAGCCAATCCCATTCTCCGGCGAAGAGGCATAACAAAAGTAGCGATATCAGGTCGTCCAGACGTCACACCAAGAATCGTAGCTCCTCCAGGCGATCTGGACACAGGTCATCGTCACCAAGGAAATTCGGATCCG GTCTCAGTCATATGATGGATGGG GTACAGGAGGACGATGAACGGCAGCGAGTCAGTCGTAGAACACATCAGTCATTCGTGTCCTTTGTATCGATAGCCATGTTTCGTTCCGCCAAATACACGCTGCTGCAACCatga